A window of Sulfobacillus thermosulfidooxidans contains these coding sequences:
- a CDS encoding HD-GYP domain-containing protein: MINYDPVMSIPTAELVAALSRALDLTEGEPMGHAMRTCWIGMEIGRHLDLPEKERAELYYALLLKDAGCSANAQQVAEWFGTDDRSAKYALKSVNWSNLWHAMRYAVSQAKVGAPLAQRIYQIVSLGKRGPMAARELVEMRCTRGADVVRELGWVNIAPEAVLNLDEHWDGSGHPRGLKGEEIPVLARILNLAQTVEIFWNRSGPDSALQVALERKGTWFDPELVDIFLAMASSAHFWYQLSQISDPRAIAALDPDPSAIPLNSLDQLLHIARVFAEIVDTKSSWTARHSMRTARVAAAIAEMMGLSKRLQEETLLAGFLHDLGKLGVSNLILDKPGRLDEMERREIEKHPQWTYHILEPLSALHPVAVAAASHHERLDGCGYHLGLKGQEIPLTGQIVAVADVYDALAHARPYRRQLDTDEVLAIMHPDAGIKLSGPAMEALEWGLSHRSEQFFLPDTEL, translated from the coding sequence ATGATTAATTATGATCCTGTTATGTCGATTCCCACCGCTGAATTGGTGGCGGCCCTCTCTCGTGCATTAGATCTTACAGAGGGCGAGCCGATGGGCCATGCGATGCGCACCTGTTGGATTGGCATGGAAATTGGCCGGCATTTAGATTTGCCAGAAAAAGAACGTGCGGAGCTCTACTATGCCTTGCTGTTAAAAGATGCAGGATGCTCGGCTAATGCCCAGCAAGTAGCTGAGTGGTTTGGGACAGATGATCGCAGTGCGAAATACGCGCTGAAATCGGTCAATTGGTCCAATTTATGGCATGCCATGCGCTATGCCGTCTCCCAAGCTAAAGTAGGGGCTCCGTTAGCTCAGCGTATTTATCAAATTGTCAGCCTCGGCAAACGAGGTCCTATGGCAGCGCGCGAACTGGTTGAGATGCGCTGTACCCGGGGTGCTGATGTGGTGAGGGAACTCGGATGGGTGAATATTGCTCCTGAAGCCGTTCTTAACCTGGATGAACACTGGGATGGATCAGGACACCCGCGCGGATTAAAAGGTGAAGAGATTCCTGTTTTGGCTCGTATTTTAAATTTGGCACAAACCGTAGAAATTTTTTGGAACCGCTCAGGGCCAGATAGTGCGCTTCAAGTCGCGCTAGAGCGAAAAGGCACATGGTTTGATCCGGAACTGGTAGATATCTTTCTGGCCATGGCTAGTTCCGCACATTTTTGGTACCAGCTTAGTCAAATTTCAGATCCCCGTGCCATTGCTGCTCTCGATCCGGATCCTTCTGCAATCCCCTTAAATTCGTTGGACCAATTGCTGCATATCGCCCGGGTTTTTGCCGAAATCGTTGATACTAAATCAAGTTGGACGGCAAGGCATTCAATGCGAACTGCTCGGGTTGCGGCTGCGATAGCCGAAATGATGGGCCTCAGCAAGCGTTTGCAAGAAGAAACGTTACTGGCCGGATTCCTTCATGATCTGGGAAAACTTGGGGTGAGCAATTTAATTTTGGATAAGCCAGGACGACTTGATGAAATGGAACGACGAGAAATCGAAAAGCATCCTCAGTGGACTTATCATATCTTGGAGCCTTTGTCTGCACTGCATCCCGTCGCTGTTGCAGCGGCTTCCCACCATGAGAGACTGGATGGGTGTGGCTATCATCTAGGTCTTAAAGGACAAGAGATTCCATTAACCGGACAAATTGTGGCAGTGGCGGATGTTTACGATGCCTTAGCGCATGCGCGCCCTTACCGCCGGCAACTAGATACCGACGAAGTGCTGGCCATAATGCATCCGGATGCGGGCATTAAACTGTCTGGTCCAGCCATGGAAGCTCTTGAATGGGGATTAAGCCACCGTTCCGAACAATTCTTCTTACCCGACACCGAACTGTGA
- a CDS encoding GDSL-type esterase/lipase family protein produces the protein MRRRRALFPLMAGALGTFLWSGTPLFAASSLPVTLYVSPQGSNTTGSGSLQQPYQTINYALSVAPSGATVVLLPGVYHESPIIAKPITLKGEPGERQHTIIDAKGYNNAVLITGTNASGTQISHLTLENANNQDILGVDASHLLISHDTITQSDQNPTPSIFEDKAITLMGSTGSIIRNNMIVNNPEGGITLTDDGMFSPGLADPLSDHPSMVSEDNQVSNNIVENNPGGCGIVVGSFNKAGSIGNQILNNTVSGNAQGIDIGVAPMGSQSLNNVVSGNVISHNSIPGVLVHLTAPGQIMSGTIVRDNTISDNGPDPEFHLFKPSGIALMGNGSVVKNTTIEQNIINQEYYGIWSQNAQNTQGIPSNTTSHVMTAYTVATPPLTINLQGPTGQLTSGASLTYNALASESMLYQFWLQNPSGHWTVIQNYSKNSQVHLSKLPDGTYTLVVYGMTPAEFADHDWHSAVSQSAVIEVGSQVHVSQQGSFIVGQTETVMASSSEISHVQYQFWLKTPEGQWISSGAYGAPSFKFTPEEPGTYQVVVYAKPLNAVANASEAASTTTTMSIAPAANSLVALGDSISFGYNLGSNLQPSPLAFPYLIGQQEHLPVNDLAVPGWTSTNLLTALKSPLYLEALKTAKVVTIDIGSNDLLSIALKDGILFSGTNQLTPAEENAISQTLSQFRVNLGMILTEVHQAAPQAHIVLYNIYNPFPTQMASLHNLVDPPIVAMNQIIAKAASAFNIPVANAYQAFDGHEQQDIITENVHPSVVGQETLATLGEQLLGPSNP, from the coding sequence ATGAGAAGACGACGAGCCTTATTCCCCTTAATGGCAGGTGCTTTAGGAACTTTTTTGTGGAGCGGCACTCCTCTTTTCGCGGCCTCTTCTCTGCCTGTCACCTTATATGTGAGCCCCCAAGGAAGCAATACTACGGGAAGTGGTTCCCTACAACAACCCTACCAAACAATCAATTATGCGTTGTCTGTGGCTCCCAGTGGCGCAACGGTTGTGCTCTTACCTGGCGTCTATCATGAAAGCCCTATAATTGCCAAACCCATTACGCTTAAAGGAGAACCTGGCGAACGCCAACACACCATCATTGATGCCAAAGGATACAATAATGCGGTATTAATTACGGGCACTAACGCAAGCGGTACCCAAATTTCACATTTAACCTTGGAAAATGCCAATAATCAAGATATTTTAGGTGTCGATGCCTCGCATCTCCTTATTAGCCATGATACTATTACCCAAAGCGACCAAAATCCGACACCCTCTATTTTCGAAGACAAAGCGATTACGTTGATGGGTTCCACAGGCAGCATCATCCGTAACAATATGATTGTTAATAACCCTGAAGGAGGCATCACCTTAACGGATGACGGAATGTTTTCTCCTGGACTAGCTGACCCGTTATCCGACCATCCCTCCATGGTCTCAGAAGACAATCAGGTATCCAACAACATTGTGGAAAACAATCCCGGGGGCTGCGGCATTGTGGTGGGTTCGTTTAATAAAGCAGGATCCATTGGCAACCAAATTCTGAATAATACGGTATCCGGTAATGCGCAAGGCATTGACATCGGTGTCGCTCCTATGGGAAGTCAATCGCTTAATAATGTGGTATCTGGCAATGTGATTTCCCACAATAGTATTCCCGGAGTGCTGGTTCATCTCACAGCGCCCGGCCAGATTATGTCCGGCACTATTGTCCGCGACAACACGATTTCCGACAATGGCCCTGATCCGGAATTCCATTTGTTCAAGCCAAGCGGCATTGCGCTAATGGGAAATGGTTCGGTGGTGAAGAACACCACCATCGAACAGAATATCATCAACCAGGAATATTATGGCATCTGGAGTCAAAATGCCCAGAATACACAAGGTATCCCATCAAATACAACAAGCCATGTCATGACAGCATACACCGTGGCCACACCGCCTTTGACCATCAATTTGCAAGGCCCAACGGGACAACTGACCTCAGGGGCAAGTTTGACCTATAACGCGCTAGCGTCGGAGTCGATGCTCTATCAATTCTGGCTCCAAAACCCTTCAGGTCACTGGACCGTGATTCAAAATTATTCCAAGAATTCTCAAGTGCATCTATCCAAATTACCGGATGGGACCTATACCCTTGTGGTTTACGGGATGACGCCCGCTGAGTTCGCGGATCACGACTGGCACAGCGCCGTGAGTCAAAGCGCTGTCATTGAAGTGGGAAGCCAAGTTCACGTATCACAGCAAGGTTCCTTCATCGTCGGTCAGACTGAGACAGTGATGGCATCATCTTCGGAAATTTCTCATGTCCAGTATCAATTTTGGCTTAAGACGCCTGAAGGTCAATGGATATCTTCCGGTGCTTATGGCGCGCCTTCATTTAAATTTACTCCTGAAGAACCGGGAACGTACCAAGTGGTAGTTTATGCAAAACCCCTAAACGCTGTAGCCAATGCTAGCGAAGCCGCGAGCACAACCACAACGATGAGTATTGCCCCGGCAGCCAATTCCCTTGTCGCTTTAGGCGATTCGATTAGCTTTGGCTACAACTTAGGTTCAAACCTTCAACCGTCCCCCTTGGCTTTCCCCTACCTTATTGGCCAACAAGAACATCTTCCGGTTAACGATTTAGCTGTCCCAGGATGGACATCAACCAACTTACTTACAGCGCTGAAATCTCCTTTGTATCTTGAGGCGCTGAAAACGGCCAAAGTCGTTACCATTGATATCGGCAGCAACGATTTGCTGTCCATCGCCTTGAAAGATGGCATCTTATTCAGCGGTACCAATCAACTCACCCCAGCTGAAGAGAATGCAATCTCTCAAACGCTAAGCCAATTTAGGGTCAATCTCGGCATGATTTTGACAGAAGTGCATCAAGCGGCGCCGCAGGCCCATATTGTTTTATACAACATTTACAATCCATTTCCGACCCAAATGGCCTCGTTGCATAATCTTGTCGATCCTCCGATTGTAGCAATGAATCAAATTATCGCCAAAGCCGCTTCGGCCTTCAACATTCCCGTCGCCAACGCCTATCAGGCCTTTGATGGTCACGAACAACAAGACATTATTACCGAAAATGTTCATCCCTCTGTCGTGGGACAAGAAACCTTAGCTACCTTAGGAGAACAACTACTTGGCCCATCAAATCCCTAA
- a CDS encoding MFS transporter, whose amino-acid sequence MDTVNSLLYGQGLILLVYQMYWVTLPWEIYSTTHNAIWALWAFIFEMIPYIGLGLVGGILADRFHRQRLLIILNLTLFLPILLLMMWHYHPLWHILVPLAGFFMGSSLASVLPITESCFPLLSPADFLLQMNARWEAINYVTGFLGPLIGGTLLALAGYVDILIFQGILVLIAVISLYRAPSLKNLGLPNRVTSFSLTRDIVLFLPRHPKLRWGLVFSGFGNFSLATYSSLLVILLRLHLHSSIAQIGLWLGIANGFPYFVNLFIQHASSGIMRLAHHPLRFMAIGVVAQGLGVLWVSWASIPWLVVVGQALYLGGVTVYTTFWRALRQQQTDARWIGRISGLSRSSAYTGSVLGGIMGLWLLHFFAVPQITAAAGFIVMVFGLFSLLIMKSPFFWLSSTNRRASR is encoded by the coding sequence ATGGACACGGTGAATTCTCTTTTGTATGGCCAAGGCTTGATTTTGCTGGTCTATCAAATGTATTGGGTGACTTTGCCATGGGAAATTTATTCGACAACTCATAATGCGATTTGGGCATTATGGGCGTTTATTTTTGAGATGATTCCCTATATTGGTCTGGGTTTAGTTGGCGGAATTTTGGCCGACCGGTTTCATCGTCAACGTCTTCTGATCATATTGAATTTGACATTATTTCTGCCCATTTTGCTGTTGATGATGTGGCATTATCATCCATTGTGGCATATTTTGGTACCTTTGGCCGGGTTCTTCATGGGATCATCATTAGCCAGTGTTTTACCCATCACAGAATCGTGCTTTCCCTTATTATCTCCTGCCGATTTCTTGTTGCAGATGAATGCTCGGTGGGAAGCTATCAACTATGTCACGGGATTTTTAGGCCCTCTTATTGGCGGAACCCTGTTAGCGCTGGCGGGCTATGTTGACATCTTGATTTTTCAAGGCATATTAGTGCTCATAGCGGTCATCAGCTTATATCGTGCCCCAAGTCTTAAGAATTTAGGGTTACCAAATCGGGTAACATCTTTTTCCCTAACCCGAGACATTGTATTGTTTCTTCCACGTCATCCCAAGCTGCGTTGGGGACTAGTCTTCAGCGGATTTGGTAATTTTTCTTTGGCTACATATTCCAGTCTCTTGGTCATTCTATTGCGACTTCACTTGCACTCCTCTATTGCTCAAATAGGATTATGGCTGGGCATTGCCAATGGCTTCCCGTATTTCGTGAATCTCTTTATCCAACATGCTTCTTCCGGGATAATGCGCCTGGCGCATCATCCCTTGCGTTTTATGGCCATCGGGGTGGTCGCGCAGGGACTTGGAGTGCTTTGGGTGAGTTGGGCGAGCATTCCATGGCTTGTCGTCGTGGGCCAAGCCCTATACTTAGGTGGAGTCACGGTCTATACCACATTTTGGCGAGCCCTGCGGCAGCAACAAACAGACGCACGCTGGATAGGGCGGATTTCTGGTTTAAGCCGATCAAGTGCTTATACCGGATCGGTGCTGGGAGGGATTATGGGGTTGTGGCTTCTACATTTTTTTGCTGTGCCGCAGATCACCGCTGCAGCGGGTTTTATTGTCATGGTCTTCGGGCTGTTTTCCCTATTGATAATGAAATCACCGTTCTTTTGGCTATCCTCCACCAATCGTCGTGCTTCGCGTTAA